The stretch of DNA CAGTCCAGGCCTGTGCTGTTGTGAAAACTGCTGACCTACATCTTGTCTAATCTGATCCTGGTTCAGTTTGACTGGTTTGAGCATTTGTACACTGGGGGAGTTGTGGGAGCCTGGGAGCTTGACATGGAGGGGTATGAGGGAGAGGCCtaaagagagggaaacagaggtagagtgtgtgtgtgtatgtgagagagacagaatacaATGGAGTGAAAGTTATTCAGGAAGgctaaggaaagagagagaaacttaCATGAGAGAAATGTGAGGTATCACAGATCGAAAGGGGGCAAGGGGCGTTGCATGAATTTTCTGATGGGAGAACCAACATTTTTTTACACTCTGAAAGAAGGTGGGGCAGCAAAGAggctgatggggagagagataaaagaaAGAGGAGTGACCGACCAAGCAGGTTCTGTCATTCCTGTTTACATTCCTCATTTATGCTACAGTCAGTTCTCCAGTCCAGGGCTCTGAATCATTGGTGCATTCCAGAACACTCTGTGCCAGTATCTCCTCTCTTTACCACCAATGGAAACAAATcagatttgtatttgttttgcccTAACTTTTACATATACATAGAGAGGTAATTAATGAGAATAAAAGGAAGAGAGatagtctatgtgtgtgtacatgtgtgtatatacatacaGTCTTTACATAGCATCAGTGTTGGTTGCAACCAGGTGTGGGTCTGTATCACACGAAAGCAACCGCCGCCCTGGACAGTTCTTTATCTGTTCATTCTCACATTTATCATCACAGTATGCCGATTCTTGGGTTtcttccatctgtctctctagatgtgtgtgttcacaggcaGATCTGGAATCTTGCATACAGCATtaactgagagggggggggggggttcagctgTTGACCTCTTTCACCTTTTTAAGTGAATAACAGGTAgtgcaattgttttttttacaactgcAATCACCTCTTACATTCATGTTAGGTCAAAGCCACATCAAGGCTACAATAGAGATATTCATTCACCTGTAAAAACATTGTGTCGGACAAGCCCTTTTCAAGGTAGCATTTGATTGGCTTGATGTGAAGGCAGGGCTCAATGGGCTGACTTGCTTCCTCATGAATAATCCAAAATTCGGTTTTGTCAGATTTCGCTTTGTGCAAAAGTTTCTGCTTAATGTAAAATGTGTAAGCCTATGTTGTAAGTGATAGCCTACTAAAGTGACTTTTTAACAACATATGCCAAACCGTTTGGTTGCTATGTAAATGTACTCATGTTTGTGAATGATTGCTCAACATAGGCTACGACTTAGGCTTCTGTAGACTCAGAAACTATTTTCTAAACATTTAATTTTTTAATTGTCAGTGTTTATTTACCGTTCCATGTTAATCTGTAGGCTAATCATTCTGCATCTCATAGACTATTGCACTTGTTTTACATGCAAGAATAACTCGTAGCAAATTAAGCATTTGCGGCTGGGTACTATTTGAGGTACCGGGTTTCGGGTTACACAGACGATTACCTTGACGAACAGGTTTAGGGAACGCCCTTGAACACGAAACCCACTTTGCTATAAGAACCTCGACTTGGCAGAAATAAACAAAAGAAGACAGAAGACAACACAGAGACAACTACATTTAAGTCTCTTAATTCGTCTGGAACCAAGTAAACTCTGACACGATTTATCCAGCGACCAATCTCTGCTCCAGCACTGAACGTGAAAAGTCGGTTGATCTCAAAGCCGATTAAGCAGGATTTAAAACAGTCTGAGGAAGGCAGCAAGCCATTCAGAGCACGCTACAGCCGCATTTGACAGACATATTTGTCTATATATTGACTGCAAAAAGAGGAGCAGAACAAACTCGACAAGATGATGCAGATTTCAGAAGCCATCAACCCGAAGAACTCCTTGTTCAACGCCATGAACCGCTTCCTCGGCGCCGTCAACAACATGGACCAGACGGTCATGGTACCCAGCCTACTCCGGGACGTTCCGCTggacgaggagagggagatggcagCTCTAAAATCTCAGACCAACAACGACCTGGATGACGCAGACATGTACAGCTACTACCAGCTCCTCAAGTCTATCCGCCGCGACATGGAATGGGGGGTCCGGTGCGCTGGGGAGAGGCGCAAGCAGGAACTCTCACGAATGGACTCCGAGGGAGAAGAGgtcgaggaggaagaggcagacCTGGAGAAGCAGTTTCAGTTCCATTTGACGGGGCTCCAGGGCGTCCTCTCCAAGTTGACCCAACAGGCTGACACCCTCACCAAACGCTACAAGCAGGAGATCGGCATTTGAGGCTGTGGTCAATATTTTTAACTATTCGAACTGTAGCCTATTTAGTCTTAATTTTCTGGTGGTGTGTTGCTTCCACTCGATAAATGGGAACGATTGGACCTGAACAAAATGATTTGCCACTGATGAAATTCGTTTGATGGAGGCATTTTAAAAATTAAGAGAACACAGAAAGCTGTCTTTCTCAATGTATTGGCCTACTTTGTTGTATATGGTACAGGCCTATTGGTGTGTTAACGCCAATATCTGGATGACCTGTATTGTGGTAGGCCTATATTCGGGTTCCATTTCCTCAGTCGTTTTGCACTCGATGATTTTTGATGTCCCGTGTCCAGCGGTGCACCATACCTTCATCTCATATGTTTATTTAATGATGTATTACATTTAATCTCGAGATAAATATTCGAGAAAACTGTTTATTTAAGTCGAAATTTCAGGCTAAAGCCTACAGACTTGTATTGGGACAGTCCACTCAGCGACTGACAACATGGCAGGGGACTTAGCCTGGCTAATGATGCCATTGTGTGCAATGTAGGCTATTATTGTCTATGTATGGCCAGCATAGCTATACTGCTTCCTATTGTAAGTGAAAATGAATGTGTCTTTTTGTGCATGAATTGAAGGAGGCTTGGTAGACGCCACCAAGCCTATGATCCCACATGCTCCACATGCTCAATGACATGGAAACAACTGATATACTGTTATAGAGAAATGAAGTGTTTCCAAGAGATCATGTTCTGTTGTaagtgttaatgttgttgtttcaTTACCATGGTATTAATGCAGATGTCCATATCTGCCTaagatttatttttcatttactGCCCTCTTTTGTATTTATGACATGTATGAAGAAATAAACTTTTTTATGAATACAACCTAATTTGTCTTACTTTTTACTCAAAAACACTAAGTGAGTAACTTCTTCCATTTGTATTCAACACAAGTGCTTTATAATGAATCAGAAGTATCTTATATTTTACATAGCCTATTGATTTTCCAAAACAGGTAGACAAAACCTAAGCTGTAGGGTATAAGCATTCTcacgtcatcatcatcatcgtcatcatctgccgcttgtccggggatcgggtcgcgggggcagcgacctaagcagggaggcccagacttccctccccccggccacttccgccagctcttcctgggggaccccaaggcgttcccaggccagctgagagacatagtccctccagcgtgtcctgggtcttccccggggcctcttcccagtgggacgtgcccggaacacctcaccagggaggcgtccaggaggcatcctaatcagatgcccgagccacctcagctggctcctctcgacgcggaggagcagcggttctactctgagcccctcccggatgaccgagcttctcaccctatctctaagggagagcccggacaccctacggagaaagctcatttcggccgcttgtattcgcgatctcgttctttcggtcactacccatagttcgtgaccataggtgagggtaggaacgtagatcgactggtaaatagagagcttcgcctttcgactcagctccttcttcaccacgacggaccgatgcagagcccgcatcactgcggacgccgcaccgatccgcctgtcgacctcgcgctccattcttccctcactcgtgaacaagaccccgagatacttgaactcctccgcttggttcaggatctcctccccgacccggagatggcactccacccttttccggtcgattaccatggcctcagatttggaggtgctgattcgcatcccagccgcttcacattcggttgcgaaccgctccagtgagagctgaaggtcacggcccgatgaagccaacaggaccacatcatccgcaaaaagcagcgacccgatcctgaggtcaccaaaccggaccccctcaacaccctggctgcgcctagaaattctgtccatataggtaatgaacagaatcggtgacatagggcagccctggcggagtccaaccctcaccggaaacaagttcgacttactaccggcaatgcggaccaaactctggcaccggtcgtacagggaccggacagccccgatcaggaaatccggtaccccgtactctcggagcaccccccacatgagcccccgagggacacggtcgaacgccttttccaaatccacaaaacatgtgtagactggttgggcgaactcccatgtaccctccaggactccgcggagggtataaagctggtccactgttccacggccaggacgaaaaccacattgctcctcctgaatccgaggttcgacaatccgacggaccctcctctccaggacccctgaatagactttcccagggaggctgaggagtgtgatccccctaaagttggagcacaccctccggtccccctttttaaagaggggaaccaccaccccggtctgccagtccagaggcactgtccccgatgtccacgcgatgttgcagagtcgtgtcaaccaagacagccctacaacatccagagcctcaaggaactccgggcggacctcatccaccccaggggccctgccaccgcggagcccttcaaccacctcggcgacctcagccccagagatagaagggccccccccgatgtccccagactctgcctccacgtcggaaagcgtgttggtggaattaaggaggtcttcgaagtattccttccaccgatccaggacgtcccccgtcgaggtcagcagcgcaccatccccaccgtatacagtgttgacagagcactgcttccccctcctgagccgccggatggtggtccagaacctttttgaagccgttcggaagtcattctccatggcctcgccgaactcctcccatgcccgggtttttgcctccgcgaccgccaaagccgcgttccgcttggcctgccggtacacatcagctgcctctggagtcctaccagccaataaagtccgataggcctccttcttcagcttgacggcatccctcacctccggagtccaccaccgggtccgagggttaccgccgcgacatgcaccgaccgccctgcggccgcagctccggtcagccgcttcaacaatggaggcccggaacatggcccattcggactcaatgtccccggccccccccgagacatgatcgaagctctcccggaggtgggagttgaagctccttctgacagagggttccgccagacgttcccagcagaccctcacattacgtttgggcctgccaggcctgaccggcgtcctcccccaccatcgaagccaactcaccaccaggtggtgatcagttgacagctccgcccctctcctcacccgagtgtccaagacatgcggccccaagtccgatgacacgactacaaagtcgatcatcgaactgagacctcgggtgtcctggtgccaggtgcacatatggacacccttatgcttgaacatggtgttcgttatggacaaaccgtgtctagcacagaagtccaacaacaaaacaccactcgggttcagatcgggggggccgttcctcccaatcacgcccctccaggtctcactgtcattgcccacatgagcattgaagtcccccaggaggacgagggaatccccaggaggagcgctttccagcaccccccccagagactccaaaaagggtgggtactctgagctgccgtttggtgcataagcacaaacgacagtgaggacccgtccccccacccgaaggcggagggaggctaccctctcgtccaccggggtgaaccccaatgtacaggcgccgaaccgaggggaaaccagtattcccaccccagctcgacgcctctcaccaagggcaactccagagtggaagagagtccagcccctctcaaggagactggttccggagcccaagctgtgcgtcgaggcgaggccgactatatctagccggaaactctctacctcgcgcaccagctcaggctcctttcccgccagcgaggtgacgttccacgtccctaaagctaacttttgcagccgaggatcggaccgccaaggcccccgccttcggccgccgcccgtctcacactgcacccgacccccatgacccctcctgcggatggtgagcccactggaagagggtcccacgttgtctcttcgggctgtgcccgaccgggccccatgggaaaaggcccggccaccaggcgctcgccatcgagccccacccccgggcctggctccaggggggggccccggtgacccgcttccgggcaggggcaactgagaaccattgttgtatttcttcatggttggttttttgagccactctttgtctggtctttcacctggaacctgtttgccttgggtgaccctaccaggggcatgaagcccccgacaacatagcttccaggatcactaggacacgcaaacccctccaccgcggtaaggtggtgactcaaggaggggcacTCTCACGTTTCTCAGTAATTTGGCTATGGTCTAACCTACAAGGAAATTTGAGACAACATTTAATGATACCATAATATCGTTCACACGTTTAGGGCTTATTAGTGTGACGATGTCTGTGCTCGTTTCTTGCAGTGTTGGATAACCTTAACTACTgtagtaaaaacaaaaacaaaacaaaaaaacatctctCCATGTTtagagaaaaaacatgtttAAGTTTAATCAAATtgtaaagagagacagaatatcCTATGGCTAACATTTTCAACTGTCTAGGCCTAAAAAATCGTAGGCCTATATGCTATGCTGCAAAATAACCATCCAcctcataaaaaaaaac from Hypomesus transpacificus isolate Combined female chromosome 23, fHypTra1, whole genome shotgun sequence encodes:
- the mid1ip1b gene encoding mid1-interacting protein 1-B, encoding MMQISEAINPKNSLFNAMNRFLGAVNNMDQTVMVPSLLRDVPLDEEREMAALKSQTNNDLDDADMYSYYQLLKSIRRDMEWGVRCAGERRKQELSRMDSEGEEVEEEEADLEKQFQFHLTGLQGVLSKLTQQADTLTKRYKQEIGI